The Mercurialis annua linkage group LG7, ddMerAnnu1.2, whole genome shotgun sequence genome includes the window ATTCAAGAGGAAAACCGGAAACAGCAGAACTAACACACTTCTTTTATTACTTTGCATGCTTAAATACTTGATCTCCGTTCTTGTTTCGCCCTTTAACCATCCATGTGCGACAGATGATTTTTATCAAGAAGATTACAATGATTTTGATTATGATTATAGTGATCTGATCTTAGACAATCTGATAGTCAGATGGTGGCTGCTAAATCATCTACTCTTTCTCAGGTAAAAGGttcgttttttttgttttttttaattgagagaagtatttattccataaaattatgaaatagcaATTGCATGGAGTaactattccatgaaccaaagcaaaaaaccaaaaaatagTAATTCTATTCGGAATAGCTAGCTATTCTATTCCGCACCCATTCCAAGAACCAAACATGTTGTGGAGGCAGTTAGATGCAAAGATGGAAGAACTAAAAAGCATTTAGATACACAATAGAGAATAAAGGTATAGAAGAATATGCAAATATCCAATACGGAATAAAAGTACTTGTCCCTATTCAAGCAAAAAATAGAAGTTCAAATTCGGCCTATCCACTCCTATTTAATAAGTACAGGAATCAACCTAGCCCTTTGTTCAACACCAAAACCTCTTAAGAAACTAAACTACTACATAAAAAGCTGAAAAGGACAATATTATTATGATAAACATTCACTTATGATTAAATGCTTTTTTTAAGACATTGAGATACAATAAGACATTAAATCATTCTTCCAACAAACTGTCAGCTCTATGTCAAACCAACTGCAGGGAGAGAAGATAACAAATTGCTACAAACATGAACCAAAAAACTGCAGTAGGTATAAGAATGTACCTCATTTCCTAGAGACTGGAAGTTCTCATTTGAAGCAAGTTCAGATTGGAAGACTTCGATATATCTTCGACTGCAATCCGGGCTTCGTTCTACAATATTCCGAAATGTAAATTTATGAATATTTAAGACATTAGCAACAAGTATAAGTCTCAAAGTAATCGAGTGATCGTTCATGATCTCGACTTCAGAGCAAGGCCGTTTTCCACCCTCTTGATTTCAAAGATGAGCATCCTCCACATCTTGAGCACAAACATTTCAGCTTCATCGTCCAAAATGGACTGAAGCATCTCTAGCATTTGTGCTGCCTTGACATGTTCCTGAATACTTGATACAATGTAATCGACCAGCGTCGTTTCTTCCTCTCCCAAAAACTCAACAATCTTCTTTGAAATCCATGGTCTCATTTTCTCATGGAGTTTATGCTGTAAAAAACAAATGAATGCAGTAAAAACAGAGAACGGAAAtagtatagaaaaaaaaaagcaaccAAATAGCTCAATTTCTTGCTCCCATTAACACATAACTGCTCATGTGCAAGACATTTAATCCTCTGCTAATTTTACCAGTTTAAGGCATCAAAAGTCCAAAACGGCTTTTTCATGACTAGAAGGACCTAAGGTTAGCACTATTCCCGCGCCACCAATCAAGGTCCCAAAGAAAACACACACCAACAACTACACATGTCTCAAAGTTTCTCATGATAACGTGTTGAGCACTACTAGCCTCTTTCAACCAGGTCATATCATGAATGAAATCAGTCTAGTGCTATATTAATCAAGATTTATAGATTATCAAGCCAAGGCAAAAAGAAGGTCCTGAATTCAACAGATACCAACTGAGTACTATAATGGAAATAATCTGCGTATTAGGTCTCAACTTCCTCATCATTACAACAGTGAGACAGTCTTGGTTCCAATTATGAAATTGAAGTATCGAGCAAAACtatatcacattatcatatagaTGCACCAACCATCTTTTATTCACATATTGAAAACTTTTTcctttaaattagttaaaaagaTAAGGCTTTTTTACTAAATCGAGTTAAAAAAGAAGTTACAACTAAGAAACCAGGGAAAAATATTCAGACAAAATGTAAAACCTAAAAGATGAGTAGCAAGAAACAGGAAAGATTCTTACTTTGTCATACACTACCCAATTTATCTCATGTGAGAAAAGCTCATCCTTGGTCTTTGGAATCATATCAATCAATTGCTTAGCATCCAAAATATTCAGCTTATCTGGTGTTTTGGCTTTTTCATGTACCCGGCTCCTATCTCGTTCGGGAATCTTATCCTTATCATCCCTTATCCGCTTAGCATCATCATCATTTCTGTCCCTGTCCCTGTCTCTGTCCCGATGACTTGACTTATCATGAGAGCGCCGACTTCTTTCTCTTTCCATATCAAGCTTCTGTTCTTTTGGAGTCACATTTGAAATACGTTTTGCAAATTCTGCGGCAGCAGCAAGGTTTGGTGGTTCTGCTCCTGAAACAGCAGGCTGAACAGCTTGCAACTCCTCAGTTGAATAATCAATGGGAACCAGGGGCTTCATTTTTTTGTCCTTGTGCGCATCATCATCATCCTCTTCATGGAAAACCGAAAGAACTGCAGTTCGTTTGCCAGAACCAACTAAACCAAAACCCAACTTCCTTGCAGGCGCATTACCACTCTGTTGTATATCTGACTCGGCCATTGATGTCATAGTTGATTCATCAGCAGTACCATTTTGTAAGACATCATCACCTGTCATTTGAAGTTATCCGATTGTTAAAAATGCTTTTCTTACTTTGGACTTATTATGTGTGCATCTTGTGGATTCTTATTATTTCATGAGTGCGTGTGTGTGTGCTGCGTAAACTGAGGTAGAACGGTGAAAATAAAATGCAAGCAGAAAAAAGGTTTATTATATAGAAATCATTACCAGAATCACCCTCGTGATCCTGTTCGAAAGCTTTATCTTTGCTTTCAATATTGGCTTCTTCTTCATTCACAACCTTCATTACATTTCCATTCATGACCTGAGCCTGATCAGATAATAGCTTCAATGCATCTATCTGTTGCTGCTGTATCTTTTCCTCCTCAGCCCTCCTTTTTGCCTCAGCAATTTCATCCTCTTCTTTAAGTCTGTCAACCACGTCGTCCTCCTTCTCTCGGTGCCTCTTCCTTCTCTTATCATCTAAAGTACTTCTACGCCACCTTTTTCTTGAATCGTCATCGTCACCTTCTTCGTCATAAAGGATCTCCTTCCTCCTTTTACGGTCTCTTTCTTTATCCTTCTCCTTTTCATATTGCCGTTGCTTCTCCTTCTCTCTCTCCCTATACTCCCAATCTTTGAGTCGCTCTTCATATTCACGTTCTGCATCCTCAATCTTCCTTCTCTGTTCTCTCTCTTTTCTAACTCTCTCACGCTCTGCTTCCCTTTCATATCTTTCAATTTCTCGCTCCTTTTCCCGTTTTACATCTCGCTCTCTGTCTCTTTCTCTGCTTCTCCGGTCATACTTTCTACTTCTATCTGGTGAGCTTGTTTCAGGTTTATCCTGTTCAGTTGCTTGTATGTTGTCGCTAATTGTCTCGTCATCATTTTTAACTTCAGCCTCATCTGAAAATTTATGACCAAAAAAGCCCCaaaattaatatttactttCACAGATTGAAAAACACCTTTAATCATATACCAAAAAGGGAAAAAAGATGGAGGCCTTGAGGAAACTACTATAAACTAGAAAAACTAATGTATCAGTAAGGAAACTAATTTGAAtctatatagtaattaataaataCATGAATGGCAAAAAGATATCCCTCAATTGTACTAGCATTCTTATTTCTTAAAAGCCTTATCACCTTAATTTTGGTACTTTGCAGCAGAAATGTGTATGCATAAAGTATCTCACTAGTTATTACATCTTAGTTTCATCAATAGAAGAGATTTTGCAATACTGTCAGATGGCAAGTAGTAGACTACCAGTAGTAAAGAGTAACAGAAATGCATACTGTCAAAACCATCTAAATAACGCACCCTGTGTTGCTGTCTCTGTGTCGGAGTCTCCATCCCTTGATTTAGCTGCCAAATCTGAATTTGTACCAGAAGCATGTGCTGGTGTCTTTGGAGGGGGTGGGGGTAAAGGGTTGGTTTTCAACCTCTCTTCTATCATGCTATTTAGCTTCTCCAAAGCCTCTTTGTCACCCTCTTTATCCTCACCGGTCACAATCCCAAAATTGGCTGGATTATTATTGTCTTTGTTTCCTTTGTCGCCATCATTGTTAGAGTCCTCCCCAGAGGATGTGAAAGCCTCACTCTTTTTAACAACTGGGGCAATTCCATTCCCCTTATCAGCTCCTGCAGCTTGACTTTCTTTCATATTCTTTGAATTTTCAGTTTTCTTTTCCACATAACGCTCCAGATATTCTCTTGTTGCTTGGTTAACATTCAGCTGGTGATCATACAATCAAAAAAGTATGAGAATCGCTATATTCCAAGCAGAGAAATACGCAAATAACATGTAGACAAACAGATAATTACTGACACACAATGGGAATGCATAGCTCCTTGAAGCAAAAGCAATTTGCAGGTAAGCCAACCTCTATTGCTTCCACCCCAACTTCCACACACCCTCCTTCCCCTCCCTCTCTCCCATTTCAAAACTTCAACCTGTTATTCCATAGAATTTAAAGCATAGAAGCCATCACCTAATgctaatttgaataaaatatgtCTTTTCCTATTACAATCCTTTTTAACTTCCCTCTTCATCTTGGACAAATCTTAAATAGTGGGGAAACAAGGGAGGAAAGGGAACTATTACTTGAGATCAATAATCCTTTCTTCATAATTAAAACCTTTTAACTCCAGTAGGACGGaaaagtaaaaagaaaaaactgagGATTTTCTTGACATTAAATTCATTACGGTCTCCACCACTCTAACAAAGAACAATAAAACATGTgcaattaaaactaattacCATTAACCCAACATCAAGCAAGCACCAAGATaccttaaaatttgaaaagaagaTATCAAGGTATCCATACATACCACTAATTCTTGCCCATCAATATTAAATTTGCTTAGTAGACGTAATGCACGGAGAACTCCTTCTGCAGATTCAAATTCACAAAACCCAAAACCTCTAGGAGTTCCGTCAGTTGGGTCTTGCGCACGTTTCCAACTCTTAACAGGTCCACAGAACTTCAAAAAAGTGTAAAAAGATCAGACCTCGCTATTGACAATTTGCACAAAAGCAAAATGAAACAATAGGACCAGGAAGGAGCAATAAGCAGGTGGAAACCACATTCACCAACATACCCGAAGTAGAGACAGCATAAAATCATTGTCTACACTAGGTGATATCTTGCCGATATAGACAGTAGTTTGTGGTTTCTCTGCTGGTGTAATAGAAGGAACAGCTGGCCTGATAATTGGAAAGATGATTGGGCGAACTCCGGGAATACCAGGAACAAGAGGGCGAGAAACTGTTGGAAGAATGCCAGGCGCTCCAGGTGGGCGAGGAAACATTGGGCGAACCATAGACGGATATGGACAGATAAAACGCTGATTTCCTGCAACTCCTGCAATAAAGGAAAAGAAACATCTATGCAGACATGTCAGAGAAGATCCAagaaataaaaaacagaaattaACTGTTCCCCGAACCACTATGCATATATGTAATAAAGAATTTAAAGAATAACAATATCAATTAAGTAATTTTACCACACAATAAAAGCAAAATAGAGATGGCACCATACGCATCAAGCACACCAGCTGAACAGGTAACCTGAGGGaaagattaaaagaaaataggatGGAGCTCATAAACATGGATATCTGAAGTGGGCTTACCTCATACATCCACTAGCAAAATTGTAGCCTTTTCAAGTTATCCAATGCACAAATTGCAGAAGTTTCAATTAAGCAAATGAGATTTTAGAAATCTCATGGCAAAGATTTATACATATGTGATTAACTAATATAGGTTTCCAATACAATTTTCCTTGCCCATTAAGGGTCGAATTGCTCTGACGATGAACTCAACTAAATGTAAAAAAAGAGAGGGAAGGTAGAAATAGAGATAGATATACTTTAATTGAAAGAGTTGTGATACCTTAGAATACAGGGCAAGAAGAACTCAGTTGGTAACATGGTCTGCCGCTGGCAATTCATAAGACCCATGAAAGGGAAAGAATCCTTATAACTACCGGAATCCTACTAGAAATAAACACGACATAAAGAGGTCCAAGACATaaactttagatgcgacatgtGGTTCAATTAGATTATGCTCTTTTTCTTAAATTAGTAAACTCCAAATATAAAGTCAGCATTGCTTATTGCTATTATTCCAACATAACAATCAAAGAGGAAACTTAGgcagaataaataaattatttgcatACCAAAAACAAAAGGTGTTGTAGTAGTAGTACTCTTAAGCAAGCAATATGAATGAATTGAAGCCCCTTCCCTGCCAACCTTTATCTCACCAATGTATTGTGTATTGAATTCAATCAATCAAATTCACTGTAGGAGAAAACATCCCAGTCATGGATTCGATCTCCTTTTTCCGATAATTTCCTCTTAGAACTCTTTTAACATATACCCTTATTCCCAAACCATTAAATCATACAATTAACACAAATTTACTATAAAAAGCTAACTATACGCCAGGGGAAAAAAGCCGACAAATTGCTTATATAGTAAAAATGAATAACTCATTCCAAACAAATGATAATAACAGTGACataattcattaaataataattcaaaaatattaggaAAGGAGTAACCCACCAGGAGGAGCCGCATAACCATTCGGCGGCAAATGAGCAAACGGTCTCAACGCCGGATTCTGAAGTTGACCTGGCAGAACCTGGTAGTGAAGCATCGGAGCTGGCGGCACACCAGGCGCTGCCGCAGGAGCAACTCCTGGAGCAGCGGAAGCGAGGGCAGGAGTGGCGGCACTTACACCGGGAGGCTGAACGCCCATATTAGGGTTTTGATAAGTGGGGAGCGGAGAGAACTGAGGAAAGGGGCGGAATAAAGGTTGCAGCGGTGGAATTGCACCGGCGGGAAGTTGCGGCGGAGGCGGCAAGGATGGGATCGCATGGGGAGGATTAGGGGTAAGACTAGGGTTTGACGGTGGAGGAGTTAGTGATTGTTGGGATTGAGGTGGTGGTAGAGTGGAGTCGGGTTTTGGATCGGGTAGGGTAATTGGGTTAATGGAAACGGGTCGGGTAAAATTGGAGTCTGTGTTAGTAGGAGTATTGGATATAGAAGGAGACGGAGAAGAAGGAAGATCCGCCATGGATGTTGAGAGGGAACAAAATTTTACTTCTTCGTTTTTTTCAAAACCTATATAAGGCAGACATCAAACAGTTTTAATTATCGAATTTGGCCCTAAACTtttgttattttgtttttgatttaagAAAGGATGGGGAAAAGCTTAATCGGCATGTTACTTGTTTGTTAGGGGTGAAATTGAAAAGTCGCCAAAATGTACTTgccaaaaatttcaattttcatgTAAATATTATCTTTGCCTAATGCCTTGAAAAAAAAACTCATCTTATAGCTCCTTTTCAATCTTATATactgacgttgaaaactttttaattttatgctatttcgcattttatcgttttaattatcctcaattttataatttttgtcaatttttttacttaaatgattcAATTAACcatattaaaagataaaattaaatttattttcattcaaaaaaataaaaataactcctttatttttaaaaaattaactaaaaatcataatcaaattaaaactaatttaaattcttaataaatttagctaaatttaaatagattttaaaCATGTGCGATTAATATATGAATGCTATACATGAAGAacaattttgaattatttcaaatgaaaaagacgtcaattttatatttcaggatacaattaaaacgataaaatgctaaatagggtaaaattgacaagtttttaaCGTCAGAGTATGATCGAAAAAGAATTATAAGGTCggacttttttaaaatattaggccTATTATCATTTCAAGTATTCTGCATTGGGGAGGCAGGGGTGGGGATGGGGGTGATCAAGAGAATacatttaagaaatttaaaaatatgttttcaTATAGGGTTATGATATAAGATATTGATACTATATATCTCTATTTTTTGCGCTTCTTTTAAGCATAACCTATAAAATGTCTCATTTTACATTATcgcgtttttaaatttttcattttaaatttttcaccgTATATCCCAatcttttcaaattaaaaatcctATAGTCTAGTTTGTATTTTATgcattattttttgtaaaaataatgttttttagCCGTTTGAATTACTAAAATGATGTCATATAAGACGCTTAAACTATATATACCGCAAAATGAAAGGTAGGAATATATAATGCGACGCATTATAGattgtttttaaattgaaaaacacaaaaagttaaaatatatgataacAATAATTctaaaaactataaattaagAATTAGAACAAATTTTGTCCAGTTGTTGATCAATCCAGTGAAATAAGGtgcataataataaatttttattaatattttttcattattgttcaatattttaaaataattatcaacttTTTCTTTctaagattaattttaattttagctttaatttgtaagtttaaattaaattataaacctaGTACCTAACCCCCATTGACATTCTAAACCTAGACTCTCTAATAGTTTTAAggattaataacataaaaatcacGATTTTTGCAcgtatttttatttaatcacaACTTTTAAAAGGTGGCGTTTAAATACACgacatttcattttatttcaaatctattacTAAAGTAAAATTCGGGGTATTTTTATGACTAAAATTCATAATTCTACAtactctaataaaaaaaataagatttagtgtcgatttataatttaagtatttaatcAATTGTTTAGTGAATCTTAGTcgataaaaatacattaaaatgatgaatttgaaaaaaattgaaaagtcgtGCTTTTAaatgtcacctttttaaaagtcatgattaaaatgaaacaacGTGTAAAAGTCGTGATTTTTTGTGTAATTATCAATTAACCCTAGTTTAAAATCAAATGATAATTGATGGAACATTATAGAATCCTAAAAATTCTACATCACCAAGGAAAGAAGGACTGCGGTAATAAGCCTATAAGAAGGGTAATAGTCTTATTCTTGGGGCCCTTCCTTGCGCTCATTTATTACAAAGCAAGAAATACCATATCTACCCTACTAACTTAAACATCAGAGTGAATTCAGAGCTCAAGGCTAAAATTCTCTAATCGCTTTTCTTTACTTTGTGATTGGATCACAGAATGACGAAAACCAACAAAAACCATTGAACCCCACATCTAGAGAAAAATCCACATTGTCCCTAAATTCTAGAGAAACACCCAAAAATAGCTCGTTCACGTTGATTGTTCGACTACGGACGAAAAGGTCGGATGTCTGTTTCCAAGGATTCATAACTCCCAATCTGATCCAGGAAGAGAGTTTAACTCGGCCTTGTAGGAGGTGATCAACCAAACTATCGACATCGCTCTAAAACTGTGTCGCGAAGACATAGCCATATTATTTGACGAAGCCACAAACACATTAATATCCCAAACTCCAACAAGAAAGTTAAAAGAAAGCCAAAGAGAAGAAACGGGAGAAGGAGGAACCAGCAAGGATGCAAATACGAGACTAATAGGACATGCTAGATATACAGACGCACAAGAGCATGAAGGATTAACGGTCAGGAAAGGAACACGAGAAAAGGAACCTGCAAAAACACCACCAAGGGAGATGAGGAGAagccaatcataaatatcaacgAAATGTGTAGATCTTTTAGAGGTACATAGACTAATAGCTGAAGCCATACAATCGGCAACATGAAGCAAGGTAAGAGAGCATATCAACAATAGGAGCCTAACCCGAGGAAATAAACCTTGGCCTCGAACATCCTATCAGAAAAACTATCCTAAAAGGTTCAAAATACCAAATTTTGATAACTTTGAGGGAACTGGATGCCCGGAGAGCCATATAACCAAATTCTACAATAAAATGGTTCCACTGGATGTTATTGACGCCATACTATGCAAAACGTCCTCATCACCCTCAGTGATACGGCACAACGTTGGTTCAACAACCTGGGGGCAGGGCCAATCACAACTTGGAAGCAACTAAATCAAGATTCTGTAACGAGTTTTTTCACAAACATCCCCCCCAAAAGGAGTTCGGAATTTTTTTATCGATGTAAACAAAAGGAAAGAggaacgttgagggcttacaTAGAGCGGTTCAACAAAAAAATGAGGATCGAGGATCTGAACAACGACGCGGTCATACAAGCATTGGAAAAGGGAACCCGGGTGTTGTAAGAGATAAGTTAAGCTTAAAGAAGCCAAAAACTTATCAGGAAGTTATGGCGGTGGCACAAAAATGCATAAACGTGGACAACGGAAAAAGACAGAAGAACCAAGACGCACCgaagaaggaaaaatgttaagggAATTCCACACAGAAAAAAAATCCCATTTAAGGAACGACCATGTCAGTAGTCATCGAAGTATCAGCCAATACCCCCCTTACAAAAACTTCAGCCACTGGCGAGGTGAAAGCAGATATGCCAATGGAGACTATCGTTTTAGATAAGCATTGAAAAAgataaatgaaaaagagaaaagaaaaacagaaaaacgGAAAatgcaatattttttattaatgtaattttaatttatatttttattaatgtaaTATTTTTCGGATGTTTATTTATCACATGtaatttgtaatttatatatttaaaaaaattaatatttatttaatttaattaagtacaatttagttatttatattattatataattaaatatagttattttaattttattattttattgttaataaaattaattattttattttttgcaaaaaatgaataaaaagtttaaatttgagtattaattattaaaataataaaatattataatattaatgacattaatataaataaattagtataaattttaTCACATTGTGGGTTTAATTTCTTTCCTCtccaattatttatatataaaaagaatagctaaaatgtttgaatttatttagtCACTAGACTTTATtttgtttagaaacaaataTTAGGGTTCAATTTGCTATAATCATAAATATTGGGTT containing:
- the LOC126657491 gene encoding RNA-binding motif protein 25 isoform X2, producing MVRPMFPRPPGAPGILPTVSRPLVPGIPGVRPIIFPIIRPAVPSITPAEKPQTTVYIGKISPSVDNDFMLSLLRFCGPVKSWKRAQDPTDGTPRGFGFCEFESAEGVLRALRLLSKFNIDGQELVLNVNQATREYLERYVEKKTENSKNMKESQAAGADKGNGIAPVVKKSEAFTSSGEDSNNDGDKGNKDNNNPANFGIVTGEDKEGDKEALEKLNSMIEERLKTNPLPPPPPKTPAHASGTNSDLAAKSRDGDSDTETATQDEAEVKNDDETISDNIQATEQDKPETSSPDRSRKYDRRSRERDRERDVKREKEREIERYEREAERERVRKEREQRRKIEDAEREYEERLKDWEYREREKEKQRQYEKEKDKERDRKRRKEILYDEEGDDDDSRKRWRRSTLDDKRRKRHREKEDDVVDRLKEEDEIAEAKRRAEEEKIQQQQIDALKLLSDQAQVMNGNVMKVVNEEEANIESKDKAFEQDHEGDSGDDVLQNGTADESTMTSMAESDIQQSGNAPARKLGFGLVGSGKRTAVLSVFHEEDDDDAHKDKKMKPLVPIDYSTEELQAVQPAVSGAEPPNLAAAAEFAKRISNVTPKEQKLDMERERSRRSHDKSSHRDRDRDRDRNDDDAKRIRDDKDKIPERDRSRVHEKAKTPDKLNILDAKQLIDMIPKTKDELFSHEINWVVYDKHKLHEKMRPWISKKIVEFLGEEETTLVDYIVSSIQEHVKAAQMLEMLQSILDDEAEMFVLKMWRMLIFEIKRVENGLALKSRS
- the LOC126657491 gene encoding RNA-binding motif protein 25 isoform X1; translated protein: MADLPSSPSPSISNTPTNTDSNFTRPVSINPITLPDPKPDSTLPPPQSQQSLTPPPSNPSLTPNPPHAIPSLPPPPQLPAGAIPPLQPLFRPFPQFSPLPTYQNPNMGVQPPGVSAATPALASAAPGVAPAAAPGVPPAPMLHYQVLPGQLQNPALRPFAHLPPNGYAAPPGVAGNQRFICPYPSMVRPMFPRPPGAPGILPTVSRPLVPGIPGVRPIIFPIIRPAVPSITPAEKPQTTVYIGKISPSVDNDFMLSLLRFCGPVKSWKRAQDPTDGTPRGFGFCEFESAEGVLRALRLLSKFNIDGQELVLNVNQATREYLERYVEKKTENSKNMKESQAAGADKGNGIAPVVKKSEAFTSSGEDSNNDGDKGNKDNNNPANFGIVTGEDKEGDKEALEKLNSMIEERLKTNPLPPPPPKTPAHASGTNSDLAAKSRDGDSDTETATQDEAEVKNDDETISDNIQATEQDKPETSSPDRSRKYDRRSRERDRERDVKREKEREIERYEREAERERVRKEREQRRKIEDAEREYEERLKDWEYREREKEKQRQYEKEKDKERDRKRRKEILYDEEGDDDDSRKRWRRSTLDDKRRKRHREKEDDVVDRLKEEDEIAEAKRRAEEEKIQQQQIDALKLLSDQAQVMNGNVMKVVNEEEANIESKDKAFEQDHEGDSGDDVLQNGTADESTMTSMAESDIQQSGNAPARKLGFGLVGSGKRTAVLSVFHEEDDDDAHKDKKMKPLVPIDYSTEELQAVQPAVSGAEPPNLAAAAEFAKRISNVTPKEQKLDMERERSRRSHDKSSHRDRDRDRDRNDDDAKRIRDDKDKIPERDRSRVHEKAKTPDKLNILDAKQLIDMIPKTKDELFSHEINWVVYDKHKLHEKMRPWISKKIVEFLGEEETTLVDYIVSSIQEHVKAAQMLEMLQSILDDEAEMFVLKMWRMLIFEIKRVENGLALKSRS